GAGAGTAGGACGTTGCTAGTTTAAATAGTAGAGCCAAAACGGATAATCGTTTTGGCTTTTGTTTTGCATTTATATATAATTGTGTTATAATTATATGCGTTGACATATGCAATTTTTTATCTTACAATATATTTAAAAATTCAGTAAATATGAGGTTGTGATACCATGGCTAGTCGTACTTTAAATGAAGATAACGTAGGAATGTCTCTTACATCAAGAATATTTCATATTCTTAGAGAAGATATACTAAATGATAAGTATAAAGAGGGAGAAAAACTAGGAGAAGCTAAATTAGCGGAAGAACTAGGTGTAAGTCGTACTCCTGTAAGAGAGGCACTAAAGCAATTAGAATTAAATGGAATTGTAGAAAATATTCCTAATAGAGGAGTAATAGTAAGAGGTATATCTAAAAGAGATATAGATGATATATTTACTATTAGAGAAGCTGTAGAAGCAATAGCTGCTAGTTGGGCAGTGGAAAGAATAACTGAAGATGAGTTGAAAAAGCTTCAAGAAACTCATGAACTTATGGAATTTTATGCTTTTAAAAATGATATAGAAAAGTTTGCAGAATTGAATACTAAGTTCCATGAAATCATATATGAAGCTACAAAGAGTCGCCATCTAGAGCAGATTCTGAGAAACTTCCAATACTATATGAAAAAAACTAGAAAGAAGTCTCTACAAGTTGAAGGCAGATTAAGCCATACTATTAAGGAACATGAAGAGGTTTTAAAGGCATTTCTAGAAAAGGACGCTGTAAAAGCTAAAGATTCTATTGCTAGTCATATTAGAAATTCTAGAAAAAATGTTGAAGAAAATACTGAGTTATAGGCTACTTCATATGAAGTAGTCTTTTTTTAGTTACTTTTTTCAGTTATAGGAGGATAGTATGAAGAATATTATAGAAAATAAATTGAGGTCAATTGATAGAGTATCCTTTCATGTACCTGGTCACAAGCATGGTAGGATATACAAAAATTATGGACTTAGTAATATCCTAGACTTAGATACTACAGAAATTCCAGGTACAGATAATCTCCATAGCCCAGAGGGGATAATAAGAGAATCACAAATAAGGGC
The nucleotide sequence above comes from Anaeromicrobium sediminis. Encoded proteins:
- a CDS encoding GntR family transcriptional regulator; this encodes MASRTLNEDNVGMSLTSRIFHILREDILNDKYKEGEKLGEAKLAEELGVSRTPVREALKQLELNGIVENIPNRGVIVRGISKRDIDDIFTIREAVEAIAASWAVERITEDELKKLQETHELMEFYAFKNDIEKFAELNTKFHEIIYEATKSRHLEQILRNFQYYMKKTRKKSLQVEGRLSHTIKEHEEVLKAFLEKDAVKAKDSIASHIRNSRKNVEENTEL